The proteins below come from a single Kitasatospora sp. NBC_00315 genomic window:
- a CDS encoding lytic polysaccharide monooxygenase, with amino-acid sequence MRKRHVLAAALAAAAVPLGLAFPAQSHGYISTPPSRAALCAAGTVANCGDIQWEPQSVEGPKGFPALGPSDGTICAGGNARFAELDDPRGGNWPATKVTAGQKLTFTWKFTARHATTSFRYFLTKAGYNAGQPVTRASLDTTPFLTVPYNGAQPPTTLSHTATLPTGRTGHQVVVAVWEIADTGNAFYSCTDLTF; translated from the coding sequence ATGCGCAAGCGTCATGTTCTCGCCGCGGCCCTGGCCGCCGCCGCCGTCCCGCTGGGCCTCGCGTTCCCCGCCCAGTCGCACGGCTACATCTCCACCCCGCCCAGTCGCGCCGCACTGTGCGCGGCGGGGACGGTCGCCAACTGCGGTGACATCCAGTGGGAGCCGCAGAGCGTGGAGGGCCCCAAGGGCTTCCCGGCGCTCGGCCCCTCGGACGGCACCATCTGCGCGGGCGGCAACGCCCGGTTCGCCGAGCTGGACGACCCGCGCGGCGGCAACTGGCCCGCCACCAAGGTGACGGCCGGACAGAAGCTCACCTTCACCTGGAAGTTCACCGCGCGGCACGCCACCACGTCGTTCCGGTACTTCCTCACCAAGGCCGGTTACAACGCCGGCCAGCCCGTCACCAGGGCCTCGCTGGACACCACGCCGTTCCTCACCGTCCCCTACAACGGGGCCCAGCCGCCGACCACGCTGAGCCACACCGCGACCCTCCCGACCGGGCGGACCGGGCACCAGGTGGTCGTCGCGGTGTGGGAGATCGCCGACACCGGCAACGCGTTCTACTCCTGCACCGACCTCACGTTCTGA
- a CDS encoding phosphoglyceromutase, translating into MADTTYRLILLRHGESQWNQKNLFTGWVDVDLNEKGEKEAARGGELLAAEGYLPDVLHTSLLRRAIRTSQIALDKADRHWIPVSRSWRLNERHYGALQGKDKAQTLAEFGEEQFQLWRRSYDTPPPVLADDNEYSQAADPRYGDIPSELRPATECLKDVVERMLPYWYDAIVPDLVAGRTVLVTAHGNSLRALVKHLDGISDEDIAGLNIPTGIPLVYELDADFKPVTKGGRYLDADAAAAAIEAVKNQGKK; encoded by the coding sequence ATGGCTGATACGACCTACCGACTGATCCTGCTCCGTCACGGCGAGAGCCAGTGGAACCAGAAGAACCTGTTCACGGGTTGGGTCGACGTCGACCTCAACGAGAAGGGCGAGAAGGAGGCCGCACGCGGTGGCGAGCTGCTCGCCGCCGAGGGCTACCTCCCGGACGTCCTGCACACCTCCCTGCTGCGCCGCGCCATCCGCACCTCGCAGATCGCGCTCGACAAGGCCGACCGGCACTGGATCCCGGTCAGCCGCAGCTGGCGGCTGAACGAGCGCCACTACGGCGCCCTGCAGGGCAAGGACAAGGCCCAGACCCTCGCCGAGTTCGGCGAGGAGCAGTTCCAGCTCTGGCGTCGTTCGTACGACACCCCGCCGCCGGTGCTGGCCGACGACAACGAGTACTCACAGGCCGCCGACCCGCGGTACGGGGACATCCCGAGCGAGCTGCGTCCGGCCACCGAGTGCCTCAAGGACGTCGTCGAGCGGATGCTCCCGTACTGGTACGACGCGATCGTCCCGGACCTCGTGGCCGGCCGCACCGTGCTGGTCACCGCGCACGGCAACAGCCTGCGCGCGCTGGTCAAGCACCTCGACGGCATCTCGGACGAGGACATCGCGGGCCTGAACATCCCGACCGGCATCCCGCTGGTGTACGAGCTCGACGCCGACTTCAAGCCGGTCACCAAGGGTGGCCGCTACCTGGACGCCGACGCCGCCGCGGCCGCCATCGAGGCCGTCAAGAACCAGGGCAAGAAGTAA
- the phoU gene encoding phosphate signaling complex protein PhoU has protein sequence MRDAYHEELDSIGDSLVEMARLVGSAMGRATTALLDADLVLAESVIAADEKVNALHHELENRAIDLLARQQPVATDLRIVVTSLRMSADLERCGDLARHVAKVARLRYPQSAVPIDLHPIVLEMGQLAQRLVAKAGLVIATKDVDAALELERDDDAIDALHRELFTHLIDDRWQHGIETGVDVTLVGRYYERFADHAVSVAKRVVYLVTGEHVEEFIASTEGAAAE, from the coding sequence ATGCGCGACGCGTACCACGAGGAACTCGACTCGATCGGCGACAGCCTGGTCGAGATGGCCCGGCTGGTCGGCTCCGCGATGGGCCGGGCCACCACCGCGCTGCTCGACGCGGACCTCGTCCTGGCCGAGAGCGTCATCGCGGCGGACGAGAAGGTCAACGCCCTCCACCACGAACTGGAGAACCGGGCGATCGACCTGCTCGCCCGCCAGCAGCCGGTCGCCACCGACCTGCGGATCGTGGTCACCTCACTGCGGATGAGCGCCGACCTGGAGCGCTGCGGCGATCTGGCCCGGCACGTGGCCAAGGTCGCCCGGCTGCGCTACCCGCAGTCGGCCGTCCCGATCGACCTGCACCCGATCGTGCTGGAGATGGGGCAGCTCGCCCAGCGCCTGGTGGCCAAGGCCGGCCTGGTGATCGCGACCAAGGACGTGGACGCGGCACTGGAGCTGGAGCGGGACGACGACGCGATCGACGCCCTGCACCGCGAACTGTTCACCCACCTGATCGACGACCGCTGGCAGCACGGGATCGAGACGGGCGTGGACGTCACGCTGGTCGGCCGGTACTACGAGCGCTTCGCCGACCACGCGGTCTCGGTGGCCAAGCGGGTCGTCTATCTGGTGACCGGCGAGCACGTGGAGGAGTTCATCGCCTCCACCGAGGGCGCGGCCGCCGAATAA
- a CDS encoding MDR family MFS transporter, giving the protein MPVPSRFQQLVTETVGGLPRRFWWLWTSTLVNRLGGFVVTFLALYLTADRGYSASYAGLVASLFGLGSAVAAVGAGVLTDRIGRRPTLVAAQLGTALFTAMLGFSDGQAAIAVVAFLVGLCNNASRPAVSAMIADLVPAADRVRAYSLNYWAINIGFGVSAAAAGLIATHGYLTLFLLDALSTLVCAVVVFVKIPETRPDAPAARLDEPAVGLAAVFRDTRFVIVVALNLLLALVAQQGSTTLAVDMGQAGISATRYGLVIGLNGLLIVLLQIPVTRLMEGRSRTALLVASALLTGWGFGLTALAGSSAALFAVTVAVWTIGEIMNAPTMMGLVAELAPAHARGRYQGVYSLSWSLASFLGPAVGGLLLQYAGGGAVWGACAALGTLAAAGYLLLGRHTAAAGAAAAALAGQVPVRAPRAVSEQEPGPTAENGRAAGARA; this is encoded by the coding sequence ATGCCCGTCCCCAGCCGGTTCCAACAGCTCGTGACGGAGACCGTGGGCGGGTTGCCGCGCCGCTTCTGGTGGCTCTGGACATCGACCCTGGTGAACCGGCTGGGCGGCTTCGTGGTGACGTTCCTGGCGCTCTACCTGACGGCGGACCGCGGCTACTCCGCCTCGTACGCCGGTCTGGTCGCCTCTCTCTTCGGGCTCGGCTCGGCCGTCGCGGCGGTGGGCGCCGGGGTGCTGACCGACCGGATCGGCCGGCGTCCGACCCTGGTCGCCGCCCAGCTCGGCACGGCCCTGTTCACGGCGATGCTCGGCTTCTCGGACGGCCAGGCGGCCATCGCCGTGGTGGCGTTCCTGGTGGGGCTCTGCAACAACGCCTCCCGCCCCGCCGTCTCAGCGATGATCGCGGACCTCGTGCCCGCGGCCGACCGGGTCCGCGCCTACTCGCTGAACTACTGGGCCATCAACATCGGCTTCGGAGTGTCCGCCGCTGCCGCCGGACTGATCGCCACCCACGGCTACCTGACGCTGTTCCTGCTCGACGCGCTCTCCACCCTGGTCTGCGCGGTGGTCGTCTTCGTGAAGATCCCGGAGACCAGGCCCGACGCCCCGGCCGCCCGGCTCGACGAGCCCGCCGTCGGCCTCGCCGCGGTGTTCCGGGACACCCGCTTCGTGATCGTGGTGGCGCTCAACCTGCTGCTCGCGCTGGTCGCCCAGCAGGGCAGCACCACCCTCGCCGTCGACATGGGGCAGGCCGGCATCTCGGCCACCCGGTACGGGCTGGTGATCGGACTGAACGGCCTGCTCATCGTGCTGCTGCAGATTCCGGTGACCCGGCTGATGGAGGGCCGCAGCCGGACCGCCCTGCTCGTCGCCAGTGCGCTGCTGACCGGCTGGGGCTTCGGTCTGACCGCGCTGGCCGGCTCCTCCGCGGCGCTGTTCGCGGTCACCGTGGCGGTCTGGACGATCGGCGAGATCATGAACGCGCCGACCATGATGGGCCTGGTGGCCGAGCTCGCCCCGGCCCACGCACGCGGGCGCTACCAGGGCGTCTACTCGCTCTCCTGGTCCCTCGCCTCGTTCCTCGGCCCGGCGGTGGGCGGCCTGCTGCTCCAGTACGCGGGCGGCGGCGCCGTCTGGGGCGCCTGCGCGGCGCTCGGGACGCTCGCCGCGGCGGGCTACCTGCTCCTCGGACGGCACACCGCGGCCGCCGGGGCCGCAGCGGCGG